The following are encoded together in the Ictidomys tridecemlineatus isolate mIctTri1 chromosome X, mIctTri1.hap1, whole genome shotgun sequence genome:
- the LOC101977645 gene encoding melanoma-associated antigen 10 — protein MPPSPKRPRLTSEQDFQDLNEAEELIVQAPAAEQEDTSSISSSFHFSFPSTSSSSSPSSLSCSFSMIPGTMEEKEVSTDAILSTPQSPQSSSSSSTSYTKVEVESSSQEVEGSESPLRDVLDKKVGELVQFVLFKYKSKELTTKAEILKIIIKEYKDHFPMILRKVCKFMELVFGIAVTEVDPNNHIYIIYDTLDLTYHGMLNDDQGMPKTGLLILILSTIFMEGSCTTEEKIWEVLKAIEVYAGKEHFIYGDTRKLITKEWVQKKYLEYHQVPNSDPVCYEFKWGSRAHTETNKKKILEFLTKLKDTIPGSFPTWYKEALRVVGEPRQ, from the coding sequence ATGCCTCCCTCTCCTAAGCGTCCACGCCTCACCTCTGAGCAAGACTTCCAAGACCTGAATGAAGCAGAAGAGTTGATTGTGCAGGCTCCTGCAGCTGAGCAAGAGGATACCTCATCCATTTCATcttcttttcacttttccttcccctccacctcctcttcctcctctccctcctctctctcttgttCCTTTTCTATGATCCCAGGCACCATGGAAGAAAAGGAGGTGTCTACTGATGCAATTTTGAGTACTCCCCAGAGTCCTCAGagttcctcttcttcctccacttCATACACCAAGGTAGAAGTAGAATCCAGCAGCCAAGAAGTTGAGGGTAGTGAATCTCCCCTTAGAGATGTGCTAGACAAGAAAGTGGGTGAGTTAGTACAGTTTGTCCTCTTCAAGTATAAATCCAAGGAGCTCACCACAAAGGCAGAAATACTAAAAATTATCATCAAGGAATATAAAGACCACTTTCCTATGATTTTAAGGAAAGTTTGTAAGTTCATGGAGCTAGTCTTTGGCATTGCTGTGACAGAAGTGGACCCTAACAACCACATTTATATCATATATGACACACTAGACCTCACCTATCATGGAATGCTGAATGATGACCAGGGCATGCCTAAGACTGGTCTCCTGATACTTATCCTGAGTACGATCTTTATGGAGGGCAGCTGCACCACTGAGGAGAAAATCTGGGAGGTACTGAAGGCAATTGAGGTGTATGCTGGAAAGGAGCATTTCATCTATGGGGACACTAGAAAGCTCATTACCAAAGAGTGGgtgcaaaaaaaatatttggaataccATCAGGTGCCCAATAGTGATCCTGTATGCTATGAGTTCAAGTGGGGTTCAAGAGCCCATACTgaaaccaataagaaaaaaattctggagtTTTTGACCAAGCTAAAAGATACCATCCCTGGTTCCTTTCCAACCTGGTACAAAGAGGCTCTGAGAGTTGTGGGAGAGCCTAGGCAGTAA